Proteins encoded by one window of Longimicrobium sp.:
- a CDS encoding nucleotidyltransferase family protein — protein MDALILAAGLGTRLRPLTDHTPKALIDVGGVPMLERVARRLIEAGADRLIVNTHHLGEQIARYVEERGGFGVETVISHEEGEPLETGGALVAATDLFRKDAPFFVHNADILTDLPLAEMYAAHVQAGDPLATLAVMERPSTRGFLFDDAGLLGRVDETKKLDIRVRPAVGEAKAVPFAGVHVISPRIFGLLTERGAFSVLDPYLRLAAAGERVLPFRVDGRLWLDIGRPEQLEAARAAVAAG, from the coding sequence GTGGACGCACTGATCCTGGCGGCCGGGCTGGGTACGCGCCTCCGGCCGCTGACCGACCACACCCCCAAGGCGCTGATCGACGTGGGCGGCGTCCCCATGCTGGAGCGGGTCGCCCGCCGGCTGATCGAGGCGGGCGCGGACCGGCTGATCGTCAACACGCACCACCTGGGCGAGCAGATCGCGCGCTACGTGGAGGAGCGCGGCGGCTTCGGCGTGGAAACGGTCATCTCGCACGAAGAGGGCGAGCCGTTGGAAACGGGAGGCGCACTCGTGGCCGCGACCGACCTGTTCCGCAAAGACGCGCCCTTCTTCGTCCACAACGCAGACATCCTCACAGACCTCCCGCTGGCCGAGATGTACGCGGCGCACGTGCAAGCCGGCGACCCGCTCGCCACGCTGGCGGTGATGGAGCGCCCCAGCACGCGCGGCTTCCTCTTCGACGACGCGGGGCTGCTGGGGCGGGTGGACGAGACGAAGAAGCTGGACATCCGCGTCCGCCCCGCCGTGGGCGAGGCGAAGGCGGTGCCGTTCGCGGGGGTGCACGTGATCTCGCCGCGCATCTTCGGGCTGCTGACGGAGCGGGGCGCATTCTCGGTGCTCGACCCGTACCTGCGCCTGGCCGCCGCCGGCGAGCGCGTCCTCCCCTTTCGCGTGGACGGCCGCCTGTGGCTCGACATCGGCCGCCCGGAACAGCTCGAGGCGGCCAGGGCGGCGGTGGCGGCGGGGTGA
- a CDS encoding cytochrome c oxidase assembly protein encodes MTMTLALLHQESFSWQEWKVYPQFMVGWLLLGAAYFLLIGPLRGRFPGSEPVPAKKVASFTFAMAAMFLSLQGPLHELSDYFLFSAHMVQHLVLILVMPPFLLYGIPDWMLRPAVRLRPVAFVARLLTFPIVAFALNNTIFLAWHFPGPYDLMMRNHGVHVAMHLTIMVTGTIMWWPVMSPMKELPRIAPALQMVYLFVLGIPMMVSAALITFSETELYRWYVEAPRLFPISPLDDQRLGGVIMWVPGGLMLWIAITVVYFRWTVPEVTADETRSRKLARSGLVIKPPAFPQT; translated from the coding sequence ATGACGATGACGCTCGCGCTCCTGCACCAGGAGTCTTTCTCCTGGCAGGAGTGGAAGGTATATCCGCAGTTCATGGTGGGGTGGCTCCTGCTGGGAGCGGCCTACTTCCTCCTGATCGGGCCGCTCCGCGGCCGCTTTCCCGGGTCGGAGCCGGTGCCGGCGAAGAAGGTGGCCTCGTTCACGTTCGCGATGGCGGCGATGTTCCTTTCGCTGCAGGGGCCGCTGCACGAGCTGAGCGACTACTTCCTGTTCAGCGCGCACATGGTGCAGCACCTGGTGCTGATCCTGGTGATGCCCCCGTTTCTGCTGTACGGCATTCCGGATTGGATGCTGCGCCCCGCGGTGCGGCTGCGGCCGGTGGCGTTCGTGGCGCGGCTGCTCACCTTTCCCATCGTGGCGTTCGCGCTCAACAACACCATCTTCCTGGCGTGGCACTTTCCGGGTCCGTACGACCTGATGATGCGCAACCACGGCGTCCACGTGGCCATGCACCTCACCATCATGGTGACCGGCACCATCATGTGGTGGCCGGTGATGAGCCCCATGAAGGAGCTTCCGCGCATCGCGCCTGCGCTGCAGATGGTCTACCTCTTCGTGCTCGGCATTCCGATGATGGTCTCGGCGGCGCTGATCACCTTTTCGGAGACGGAGCTGTACCGCTGGTACGTGGAGGCCCCGCGCCTCTTCCCCATCTCGCCGCTGGACGACCAGCGGCTGGGGGGGGTGATCATGTGGGTCCCCGGCGGGCTGATGCTGTGGATCGCCATCACCGTCGTCTACTTCCGCTGGACCGTCCCCGAGGTCACCGCGGACGAGACGAGGTCGCGGAAGCTGGCCCGCTCCGGCCTGGTCATCAAGCCGCCCGCGTTCCCGCAGACGTAG
- a CDS encoding cytochrome C oxidase subunit IV family protein: protein MSSEQREIAHDQHTHPGPRQYVIIGVILTIMTVFEILAYYAEEDWGILNAGMAAAVIAILSAAKFITVVMYYMHLKFDHKIFTGIFIFPAALAILVIGAMYIVQQVLPRAGSALGS from the coding sequence ATGAGCAGCGAGCAGCGCGAGATCGCGCACGACCAGCACACCCATCCGGGGCCGAGGCAGTACGTCATCATCGGGGTCATCCTCACCATCATGACGGTGTTCGAGATCCTGGCGTACTACGCGGAAGAGGACTGGGGCATCCTGAACGCCGGCATGGCCGCGGCGGTCATCGCCATCCTCTCGGCCGCCAAGTTCATCACGGTGGTGATGTACTACATGCACCTCAAGTTCGACCACAAGATCTTCACGGGGATCTTCATCTTCCCCGCCGCCCTGGCGATCCTGGTGATCGGCGCGATGTACATCGTGCAGCAGGTGCTGCCGCGGGCGGGATCGGCGCTGGGGAGTTAG
- a CDS encoding heme-copper oxidase subunit III codes for MSIVNAADHAANPAHLDTSTGLDNRKMAFWTFIGSECLLFGSLIATYLAYKGRSLTGPLPHAGRTLGGQESQGILDIPLTSLSTFVLLMSSLGMVLALAAVQRADRKGAILWLFTTAGLGLVFLGFQAYEFNHFYHAGLTLQTNLFGSTFFLLTGFHGAHVFVGVIYLSTLGMLAVKNQLGPERSMSVEIAGLYWHFVDVIWIVIFALVYLIK; via the coding sequence GTGAGCATCGTGAACGCGGCCGACCACGCCGCGAACCCCGCGCACCTGGACACCAGCACCGGGCTGGACAACCGGAAGATGGCGTTCTGGACCTTCATCGGGTCGGAGTGCCTCCTCTTCGGATCGCTGATCGCCACCTACCTGGCGTACAAGGGACGGAGCCTGACCGGCCCCCTCCCGCACGCCGGCCGCACGCTGGGGGGCCAGGAGTCTCAGGGCATCCTGGACATCCCACTGACCTCGCTGAGCACCTTCGTGCTGCTGATGAGCTCGCTGGGGATGGTGCTGGCGCTGGCCGCGGTGCAGCGCGCCGACCGCAAGGGAGCGATCCTCTGGCTCTTCACCACGGCGGGGCTGGGGCTCGTGTTCCTGGGCTTCCAGGCGTACGAGTTCAACCACTTCTACCACGCCGGGCTGACGCTGCAGACCAACCTGTTCGGGAGCACCTTCTTCCTGCTTACGGGGTTCCACGGGGCCCACGTCTTCGTGGGGGTGATCTACCTGAGCACGCTGGGGATGCTGGCGGTGAAGAACCAGCTGGGACCGGAGCGCTCGATGAGCGTGGAGATCGCGGGCCTGTACTGGCACTTCGTGGACGTGATCTGGATCGTGATCTTTGCCCTCGTTTACCTGATCAAGTGA
- the ctaD gene encoding cytochrome c oxidase subunit I yields the protein MASTATVAAPHAHAAAPHTETGVWSWITTVDHKRIGILYFFSSIFYFLVGGIEALFIRTQLIVPENNFISADTYNQMFTQHALTMIFLALMPLTAAFFNYIVPLQIGARDVAFPRLNALSYWVYFFGGLMLLFAAVTKMAPNVGWFAYAPITERQYNPGPNVDFYVLGLQIVGLSSILAGINFIVTILNMRAPGMRLMRMPIFTWMVLITQVLIVTAMAVFTIAITQLMFDRMFGTTFFDPARGGDPLVWQHLFWMFGHPEVYILIIPIFGIISEVIPTFSRKPLFGYNVMVFASVLIGWLGWGVWSHHMFAVGLGPIADAFFALSTMLIAIPTGIKIFNWIGTMWGGSIRFTTSMLYAVAFIAMFTLGGISGVMHSVAPSDLQQTDTYFVVAHIHYVFFGGTVLGLFSGIYYWFPKIFGRLLDEKLGKIHFVGTLAGMNLAFFPMHFLGMYGQPRRTFTYPGDLGWNWMNFLSTMGAYLMALSTLVLVWNVIRSLRKGAIAGDNPWGAATLEWSIPSPPPVYNFRDIPMVHSRMPLWEADANKEPGIPHGKVAEDVNSITVGGTQVGEIEYPDSESKMSAHDLGIHLPPPSYWPVILAFGILMTFGSLIFRNLDGALHNLWFLSVAGVLLVAVSIFKWAFEPGH from the coding sequence ATGGCATCGACCGCGACCGTGGCTGCGCCGCACGCCCACGCAGCCGCACCCCACACCGAAACGGGGGTGTGGAGCTGGATCACCACCGTCGACCACAAGCGGATCGGGATCCTGTACTTCTTCTCGTCGATCTTCTACTTCCTGGTCGGGGGGATCGAGGCGCTGTTCATCCGCACGCAGCTCATCGTGCCGGAGAACAACTTCATCAGCGCGGACACGTACAACCAGATGTTCACGCAGCACGCGCTGACGATGATCTTCCTGGCGCTGATGCCGCTGACGGCCGCCTTCTTCAACTACATCGTTCCGCTGCAGATCGGCGCGCGCGACGTGGCGTTCCCCCGGCTCAACGCGCTGTCGTACTGGGTGTACTTCTTCGGCGGGCTGATGCTGCTGTTCGCCGCCGTCACCAAGATGGCGCCCAACGTGGGGTGGTTCGCCTACGCGCCCATCACGGAGCGGCAGTACAACCCGGGCCCCAACGTCGACTTCTACGTCCTGGGCCTGCAGATCGTCGGCCTATCGTCGATCCTGGCGGGCATCAACTTCATCGTCACCATCCTGAACATGCGGGCCCCGGGGATGCGCCTGATGCGCATGCCCATCTTCACCTGGATGGTGCTGATCACGCAGGTGCTGATCGTGACGGCGATGGCGGTGTTCACCATCGCCATCACGCAGCTGATGTTCGACCGCATGTTCGGCACGACGTTCTTCGACCCGGCGCGCGGCGGCGACCCGCTGGTGTGGCAGCACCTCTTCTGGATGTTCGGCCACCCGGAGGTGTACATCCTGATCATCCCCATCTTCGGGATCATCAGCGAGGTGATCCCCACCTTCAGCCGCAAGCCGCTCTTTGGCTACAACGTGATGGTGTTCGCCTCGGTGCTCATCGGCTGGCTGGGGTGGGGGGTGTGGAGCCACCACATGTTCGCCGTGGGGCTGGGGCCCATCGCCGACGCCTTCTTCGCCCTCTCCACCATGCTGATCGCCATCCCCACCGGGATCAAGATCTTCAACTGGATCGGGACGATGTGGGGCGGCTCCATCCGCTTCACCACCTCCATGCTCTACGCGGTGGCGTTCATCGCCATGTTCACGCTGGGCGGGATCTCGGGGGTGATGCACTCGGTGGCCCCGTCGGACCTGCAGCAGACGGACACGTACTTCGTGGTGGCGCACATCCACTACGTCTTCTTCGGCGGCACGGTGCTGGGGCTGTTCTCGGGGATCTACTACTGGTTCCCCAAGATCTTCGGGCGCCTGCTGGACGAGAAGCTGGGGAAGATCCACTTCGTGGGCACGCTGGCGGGGATGAACCTGGCCTTCTTTCCCATGCACTTCCTGGGGATGTACGGCCAGCCGCGCCGTACCTTCACCTATCCGGGTGACCTGGGGTGGAACTGGATGAACTTCCTGTCCACCATGGGCGCGTACCTGATGGCCCTGTCCACGCTGGTGCTGGTGTGGAACGTGATCCGCTCGCTTCGCAAGGGCGCGATCGCGGGGGACAACCCGTGGGGCGCCGCCACGCTGGAGTGGTCGATCCCGTCGCCGCCGCCGGTCTACAACTTCCGCGACATCCCCATGGTGCACTCGCGCATGCCGCTGTGGGAGGCGGACGCGAACAAGGAGCCGGGGATTCCGCACGGCAAGGTGGCCGAGGACGTGAACTCGATCACCGTGGGCGGCACGCAGGTGGGCGAAATCGAGTACCCGGACTCCGAAAGCAAGATGAGCGCGCACGACCTGGGGATCCACCTTCCGCCGCCGTCGTACTGGCCGGTCATCCTGGCCTTCGGGATCCTGATGACCTTTGGGTCGCTGATCTTCCGCAACCTGGACGGGGCGCTGCACAACCTCTGGTTCCTGTCGGTGGCGGGCGTGCTGCTGGTCGCGGTTTCCATCTTCAAGTGGGCCTTCGAGCCCGGGCACTGA
- the coxB gene encoding cytochrome c oxidase subunit II, producing the protein MKSRAKSSGYSPWKPAFGLALLTLLAGCGEDHLKTYPQTTFAPASDFARELDWLFKYTLVLGVLVGLFVFALLGYIVWRFRYQPGHPEPEQVHGNARLELLWTFIPALILAAIAVPTVRSIFNTQREAPANALIVEVRGWQWWWEFRYAVNGGRDTVVTANEIHVPVGTPVQLRMTAGDVLHAFWVPQMGGKRDLIPNKVNTLMFTPEEPGVYLGQCGEFCGDSHALMKMRLVAHEGDGFQRWLQNESQPAPAPRDSAVMLGKQLVTKGACAGCHTLRYGAARDSATMGRTGPDLTHFGRRRTLAGGILENNAENLSKWLKNPPEVKPGSKMPNLNLKDEEIRYIVAYLQTLQ; encoded by the coding sequence ATGAAGTCACGAGCGAAAAGCTCCGGGTACTCCCCGTGGAAGCCGGCCTTCGGGCTCGCGCTCCTCACCCTGCTGGCCGGGTGCGGGGAAGACCACCTGAAGACGTACCCGCAGACGACCTTCGCCCCCGCAAGCGACTTCGCGCGGGAGCTGGACTGGCTGTTCAAGTACACCCTGGTGCTGGGCGTGCTCGTCGGCCTCTTCGTGTTCGCGCTGCTGGGGTACATCGTGTGGCGCTTCCGCTACCAGCCCGGCCACCCCGAGCCCGAGCAGGTGCACGGCAACGCCCGCCTGGAGCTGCTCTGGACCTTCATCCCCGCCCTCATCCTTGCGGCGATCGCGGTCCCCACGGTGCGCAGCATCTTCAACACGCAGCGGGAGGCGCCGGCCAACGCGCTGATCGTGGAGGTGCGCGGCTGGCAGTGGTGGTGGGAGTTCCGCTACGCCGTCAACGGCGGGCGCGACACGGTGGTGACCGCCAACGAGATCCACGTGCCCGTCGGCACCCCCGTGCAGCTGCGCATGACGGCGGGCGACGTGCTCCACGCCTTCTGGGTGCCGCAGATGGGCGGCAAGCGCGACCTGATCCCCAACAAGGTGAACACCCTCATGTTCACCCCCGAAGAGCCGGGGGTGTACCTGGGGCAGTGCGGCGAGTTCTGCGGCGACTCGCACGCCCTCATGAAGATGCGGCTGGTGGCCCACGAGGGCGACGGATTCCAGCGCTGGCTGCAGAACGAGTCGCAGCCCGCCCCGGCGCCGCGCGACTCCGCGGTGATGCTCGGCAAGCAGCTGGTGACCAAGGGCGCGTGCGCCGGGTGCCACACGCTGCGCTATGGCGCCGCCCGGGATTCGGCCACCATGGGACGCACGGGGCCGGACCTGACGCACTTCGGCCGCCGCCGCACGCTGGCCGGCGGGATCCTGGAGAACAACGCGGAGAACCTGAGCAAGTGGCTCAAGAACCCGCCCGAGGTGAAACCAGGCTCCAAGATGCCGAACCTCAACCTCAAGGACGAGGAAATCCGGTACATCGTGGCGTACCTGCAGACGCTGCAGTGA
- a CDS encoding ABC transporter ATP-binding protein — MRNLPPFLRMVWETHRGYTAAIVVLRLLRAFVPLASLWIGKLIIDTVVRSAESGRPEWRAVATLVAIELGVVTLGELLARAGALLESLLGDLFSNRMSVRLMEHAALLDLQHFEDPTFYDRLERARRHTVGRIALLSQLLGLAQNTLTLVTLIGTLLAFSPLLFVLLVAAVLPSFLGETHFAALGYSLLFSWTPERRKLDYYRLIAASDKTAKEVKLFGLSRYLIDQYRALADDFYLANRSLAIRRGVVGMALSLVSTLGYYAAYATIIYRVVLGRLTIGDLTLLGGTFSHSRTLIQGMLLSTSELYEQALFLEDLFVFLGMRPSIAAPVQPAPFPRPIRDGFEFRDVWFRYPQASENGERAGENGDDEAGWVLRGISFRVAPGEKLALVGENGAGKTTLTKLITRLYDPTRGEILLDGLPLRDYDPAELHANVGVIFQDFVRYDMAAEENIAVGRIALLEADPEGSRGAIEDAAHRSLAAEVIEALPERYRTMLGRRFEGGVDLSGGQWQKVALGRAYMRDAQLLILDEPTAALDARAEFIVFERFAELTEGKMAILISHRFSTVRMADRILVLEHGRVLEEGTHDSLVAGGGRYAELFALQAAGYR; from the coding sequence ATGCGCAACCTGCCGCCCTTTCTGCGCATGGTGTGGGAGACGCACCGCGGCTACACGGCGGCGATCGTGGTGCTGCGGCTGCTGCGCGCGTTCGTGCCGCTCGCCAGCCTCTGGATCGGCAAGCTGATCATCGACACCGTGGTGCGCTCGGCGGAGTCGGGGAGGCCGGAGTGGCGCGCGGTGGCCACGCTGGTGGCGATCGAGCTGGGGGTGGTGACGCTCGGCGAGCTGCTGGCGCGCGCCGGGGCGCTCCTGGAATCGCTCCTGGGAGACCTCTTCTCCAACCGCATGAGCGTGCGGCTCATGGAGCACGCCGCCCTGCTGGACCTGCAGCACTTCGAGGACCCCACCTTCTACGACCGCCTGGAGCGCGCGCGCCGCCACACCGTGGGCCGCATCGCCCTCCTGAGCCAGCTCCTGGGGCTGGCGCAGAATACGCTGACGCTGGTCACCCTGATCGGAACGCTGCTGGCGTTCTCGCCACTGCTCTTCGTGCTGCTGGTGGCCGCGGTGCTCCCGTCGTTCCTGGGGGAGACGCACTTCGCGGCGCTGGGCTACTCGCTCCTCTTTTCCTGGACCCCTGAGCGGCGCAAGCTGGACTACTACCGGCTCATCGCCGCGTCGGACAAAACGGCCAAGGAGGTGAAGCTCTTCGGCCTGTCGCGCTACCTGATCGACCAGTACCGCGCGCTGGCGGACGACTTCTACCTCGCCAACCGCTCGCTGGCGATCCGGCGCGGGGTGGTGGGGATGGCGCTGTCGCTGGTCTCCACACTGGGCTACTATGCGGCGTACGCCACCATCATCTACCGCGTGGTGCTGGGCCGCCTCACCATCGGCGACCTGACGCTGCTGGGCGGGACCTTTTCGCACTCCCGCACGCTGATCCAGGGGATGCTCCTTTCGACCTCGGAGCTGTACGAGCAGGCGCTCTTTCTGGAGGACCTCTTCGTCTTCCTGGGGATGCGCCCGAGCATCGCGGCCCCCGTGCAGCCGGCGCCCTTTCCGCGTCCGATCCGTGACGGGTTCGAGTTCCGCGACGTCTGGTTCAGGTACCCGCAAGCATCGGAGAACGGCGAACGCGCGGGCGAGAATGGAGACGACGAGGCCGGCTGGGTGCTGCGCGGGATCTCGTTCCGGGTGGCGCCGGGGGAAAAGCTCGCGCTGGTGGGGGAGAACGGCGCGGGAAAGACGACGCTCACCAAGCTGATCACCCGCCTGTACGATCCCACGCGCGGCGAGATCCTGCTGGACGGCCTTCCGCTGCGCGACTACGATCCGGCGGAGCTGCACGCCAACGTGGGTGTCATCTTTCAGGACTTCGTGCGTTACGACATGGCCGCCGAGGAGAACATCGCCGTCGGGCGCATCGCGCTGCTGGAGGCGGACCCGGAGGGATCGCGCGGCGCCATCGAGGACGCGGCGCATCGCTCGCTGGCCGCGGAGGTGATCGAGGCGCTCCCCGAGCGCTACCGCACGATGCTGGGCCGCCGCTTCGAGGGCGGGGTGGACCTGAGCGGCGGCCAGTGGCAAAAGGTGGCGCTCGGCCGCGCCTACATGCGCGACGCCCAACTCCTGATCCTGGACGAGCCCACCGCCGCACTCGACGCGCGCGCCGAGTTCATCGTCTTCGAACGGTTCGCGGAGTTGACGGAGGGCAAGATGGCCATCCTCATCTCCCACCGCTTTTCCACCGTCCGCATGGCCGACCGCATTCTGGTTCTGGAGCACGGCCGCGTCCTGGAGGAGGGCACGCACGACTCTCTGGTCGCGGGCGGGGGGCGGTATGCGGAGCTGTTTGCGCTGCAGGCAGCGGGCTACCGGTGA
- a CDS encoding AAA family ATPase, with amino-acid sequence MPSFDVYPFSLPAVRGLNTMPLHPAVTFLAGENGSGKSTLLEAAAIALGLNAEGGGRNIRFVTRPSHSVLHGYLDLGLAGRRPPDGFFLRAESFFNLATEVERLDRAKAFGGALAKAYGGRPLHEMSHGEAFLALFENRMSRPGVYFLDEPEAALSPARQLSLLGLVHRMVARGSQLIIATHSPLLLAYPNAWIYALGAEGIVRTPYERTEAYRVTSEFLAHRGRVLDALLAAPDPQS; translated from the coding sequence GTGCCGTCCTTCGACGTGTATCCGTTCAGCCTTCCCGCCGTGCGCGGGCTGAATACGATGCCCCTTCACCCGGCGGTCACCTTTCTCGCCGGGGAGAACGGATCGGGAAAGAGCACGCTGCTGGAGGCGGCGGCGATCGCGCTGGGGCTGAACGCGGAGGGCGGAGGGCGCAACATCCGCTTCGTAACGCGCCCTTCGCACTCGGTGCTCCACGGGTACCTGGACCTGGGGCTGGCGGGGCGCAGGCCGCCCGACGGATTCTTTTTGAGAGCGGAGAGCTTCTTCAACCTCGCCACCGAGGTGGAGCGGCTCGACCGGGCCAAAGCGTTCGGCGGCGCGCTCGCAAAGGCGTACGGAGGCCGACCACTCCACGAGATGTCGCATGGCGAGGCGTTCCTCGCGCTCTTTGAGAACCGGATGAGCCGTCCCGGCGTATACTTCCTCGACGAGCCCGAGGCCGCCCTCTCGCCCGCCCGGCAGCTCTCCCTGCTGGGGCTCGTCCACCGCATGGTGGCGCGCGGATCGCAGCTCATCATCGCCACCCACTCGCCCCTCCTCCTCGCCTATCCGAACGCCTGGATCTACGCGCTGGGAGCGGAAGGAATCGTGCGCACGCCGTACGAGCGGACGGAGGCGTACCGGGTGACGAGCGAGTTCCTGGCCCACCGCGGCCGTGTGCTCGATGCGCTTCTTGCCGCGCCGGACCCGCAATCTTAA
- a CDS encoding helix-turn-helix domain-containing protein translates to MIRPVFLLHEDPDLKSRLCGVLSDAEELVRVPDWDSLRASLRRAPATAISVVDPQHAPPGELRVLLQEFPSATVLAVVSPALGRGDTLRELFAWGVADVIVRGREDTIPALARRVDGVRARTVHRLLERALPRTVPSRSRALLAAAAETVAAGGLAAELAAALGVNERTVLRWCERADLPPPRRLLAWLRLLLAAEMLDDPGRTVGAIADVSGYASAVSLKAAFRQFVGMTPRDARDRGAFDTVAAGFAGELFRLREAAREQGRPEKTWLN, encoded by the coding sequence GTGATCCGACCGGTGTTCCTGCTCCACGAGGACCCGGATCTGAAGTCGCGATTGTGCGGCGTGCTGAGCGACGCCGAAGAGCTGGTGCGGGTGCCGGATTGGGATTCGCTGCGCGCCTCGCTGCGCCGCGCGCCCGCCACCGCCATCAGCGTGGTGGACCCGCAACACGCCCCCCCCGGGGAGCTGCGCGTGTTGCTGCAGGAGTTCCCCTCGGCCACCGTGCTCGCGGTGGTGAGCCCCGCCCTGGGCCGCGGCGACACGCTGCGCGAGCTCTTTGCGTGGGGGGTGGCGGACGTGATCGTGCGGGGGCGCGAGGACACCATCCCCGCTCTGGCCCGCCGCGTGGACGGGGTGCGGGCGCGCACGGTGCACCGCCTGCTGGAGCGCGCCCTTCCCCGCACCGTCCCCAGCCGCTCGCGCGCGCTGCTGGCCGCGGCGGCGGAGACGGTTGCGGCGGGGGGACTGGCGGCGGAGCTGGCGGCGGCGCTGGGGGTCAACGAGCGCACCGTCCTCCGCTGGTGCGAGCGCGCCGACCTCCCGCCGCCGCGCCGGCTGCTCGCGTGGCTGCGCCTGCTGCTGGCCGCCGAGATGCTGGACGACCCGGGGCGCACCGTGGGCGCCATCGCCGATGTGAGCGGGTACGCCAGCGCGGTGAGCCTCAAAGCGGCGTTCCGGCAGTTCGTGGGGATGACGCCCCGCGACGCGCGCGACCGGGGCGCGTTCGACACGGTGGCCGCCGGCTTCGCGGGCGAGCTCTTCCGGCTGCGCGAGGCGGCGCGGGAGCAGGGGCGGCCGGAGAAGACCTGGCTGAACTGA
- a CDS encoding DinB family protein: protein MQTATVAYPSSDLARFGRELEAVHRDAAELLDGLSDAQLAWRPEAGGWSLGEVACHLRTLNARYLEAIDQSITEARTRGHTGFGGYKPGLLGGFMVKMMEPPVKRRLKTPAVFRPTEHAHDWRAEVDGYLATHGGLEERLHRAGGISLARARVASPASRLLRLTLGDAFALILAHERRHLTQIRALRDDPAFPRA, encoded by the coding sequence ATGCAGACCGCGACCGTTGCGTATCCTTCGTCCGATCTGGCCCGATTCGGGCGGGAGCTGGAGGCGGTGCACCGCGACGCCGCGGAGCTCCTGGACGGCCTCTCGGACGCGCAGCTCGCCTGGCGCCCGGAGGCGGGCGGCTGGTCCCTGGGCGAAGTCGCCTGCCACCTGCGCACCCTCAACGCCCGCTACCTCGAAGCAATCGACCAGTCGATTACCGAAGCGCGCACGCGGGGCCACACCGGGTTCGGCGGGTACAAGCCCGGCCTGCTGGGCGGCTTCATGGTGAAGATGATGGAGCCGCCGGTGAAGCGGCGCCTCAAGACCCCCGCCGTCTTCCGCCCCACGGAACACGCGCACGATTGGCGCGCGGAAGTGGACGGCTACCTCGCCACGCACGGGGGCCTGGAGGAGCGCCTGCACCGCGCCGGCGGCATCAGTCTGGCGCGCGCGCGGGTCGCCTCCCCCGCCAGCCGCCTGCTGCGCCTGACCCTGGGCGACGCCTTCGCGCTGATCCTGGCCCACGAGCGCCGCCACCTCACCCAGATCCGCGCCCTGCGCGACGACCCCGCCTTTCCCCGCGCCTGA